The nucleotide sequence ATATCGAATCAAACTATTTGTCCTTATGTCGACAAAAGAATCACAAGCTTCTTCGCAAGAAAAACTTTTTTTAACGTAGTATTATACACACTTTCTTACGCATTGACCCCTGTGGTCTAGTCCTCTTCCCCCAACCCTATGCATAGCTACAATGCTTTACACTGcaatattttgttttggattaatgACATTCACTTTGGTGCTTAAGAAGCAACCTATGATGATATTctcttgttttttctcttttcctttttttggttcCTTTCTTAACTTGTAAAGTCAAGTATGTCGCAGCTGCCTTATGTGTTAGTCATACAATTTGGCGTTGGAAGTTGATAAAGTTGCTACTATAGATAATATTGCGTGTTAATAAGAAGCACCGTTGCTTTGGTGAAAGAACAGGCCTTGTGATATGAAACTTCCTACATAATTTACACAGAGACTCGGGTCTATGTTACAACCTTGACATGTTCCCTGGCTTGCAGTTCTTCAATCTTTTTGTATAATGTTCTTGAGTGATAGATATTGCATCAACATCTTGTTTCAAAattaatatgaattcatcttgtataatattttcattattaaagaTACCTTACTTTAGAGTAAGCTATATGATGTGCGATCGGAGTTTTCCTCTCTCAAATCAAATATGCCACTGCCTCTCCGATACGATTGGAGCTTTAATTCTAGTATATGTCTTTACACTTCTTATCAAAACATCCTTGCTAAACTCAGTACCTTCAATTTTGGATGTGTTGTTTAAGTGCCAGTGTAGCTAATCTGAGCCCCTCTGCAAAGATTTCAGATAGGCAGCGCTGTCTGTTGTACCGTTGACTCTATCTATTCatgaaattttctattttatgtaGGCTCGCTCCCTCTTTTTCAAACAATTCATCCACTTTCCTTTACTCCATAGGGCCTTCTATAGAGGAATACGTTGTGTTTATGCAACAATGGTAAAAGACCTTTTTCGGAGCATTTTTCTAGGTATCCTTCTATTGACCTCTTCTTCACTAtttatgaattcaaattcaatttatcGTGAATGTGCTGCTGGTTTTCAGTTTGGATGTTGTAGATCCGCGAAGAGAATATGTTGAGTAAAGGGAAACGGAGCAACGTTCACCAGTTTCATGGGGCAATGGGAGCCAACGAGTGCCATTATTGTTTTGGTAAGTTTCATCTTTAGCTCATTTGATTTGCTACAAGATTTTCTTTGTTCCGGTGACTACTATACTTGTTTGTTTTTAGGAGAAAAGAACCATAATGAAAGCGAAAAGGTCTTTTACCGGAGCATTTTTCTAGGTATCCTTCTATTGACCTCTTCTTCACTAtttatgaattcaaattcaatttatcGTGAATGTGCTGCTGGTTTTCAGTTTGGATGTTGTAGATCCGCGAAGAGAATATGTTGAGTAAAGGGAAACGGAGCAACGTTCACCAGTTTCATGGGGCAATGGGAGCCAACGAGTGCCATTATTGTTTTGGTAAGTTTCATCTTTAGCTCATTTGATTTGCTACAAGATTTTCTTTGTTCCGGTGACTACTATACTTGTTTGTTTTTAGGAGAAAAGAACCATAATGAAAGCGAAAATACGAAAACATCAAAATCCCTTTCTTGTGATCAAGGCAAGCACCAGATCCCTTTCTTCTTTGAGATTCATTAAGAATCAAACTAGTTTTTCCTATATAATTATGTTTCATCAGAGAAATCAAAGGACTCACAAGATTATCATTGGGAGATTTTGGATAAAACACCAAATCAAAAGGAATGGATCTGACCCTGTATAATGCTGCGATGAGAGGCAATATCGGAGATGCCAATTTTCTACTTGCTGATCATTTGAAAAGGGATGAAGAAAACGGCTACCAAGTCACTCCAAAGGGAAACACGGTCCTCCATGTCTCAGCCCTCTATGGCCGCTCCCATTTCGTGAGAGAAGTCCTTAAGATTACTCCGCCAATGTTATGctgtcaaaacaagaaaaatgaaaccGCTCTTGGAGTAATACATGTGCTACTCGCACATATAGAAGATCATAATACTAAGGAGAAACGCATGAGGATGACAGATGCTAGTGGAGATACAGCCCTGCACAAGGCCGTGCGGAGCCAACGTCTAGATGTGGTTAAGCTCTTGGTGAAAGAAGATCCTGAATTTGAATTTCCGCCTAACCATGCGCAGGAGACGCCACTCTATTTGGCGGCTGAATCTGGTTTCCATGATGCTTTGATTAATATCTTGGGGTACTGCAAGAAATGAACTTATGCTGCAGGTCCATCTAATAGAACACCGAAGCATGCAGCAGTAATTCAGGAACATAAAGGTACaaattttttgtaatttgcaGTATCGTGCATCGTCTCAATTCAAATTTCCCATACTTAACATCATCTGCATAAATTCGTATTAATCATGTCGATAGTCTCAATAGGATCCTCCATTAGCCGCATCAACTTATAATCAACTTATGTAGCATTCAGATCACTTGTTATGCGACCACTCTAAAAAACATTTATCTGTGATTTCTGTTGATGATTTCGTAATGTCTGTTGTGCAACTATATTTGCGAGATGATCTAACCCCTTATTACGCATTTATCGTGTTGACACATCCAGATTGCATTAGATCACTCTGGCGTTGGAATAAGCCTTTATGCGAGGAACCTGACTTATGGGGTTGGAATTCACTGCACTATGCTGTTAAATTAGGATTGGCGGACGTAGTATCTGATATGCTGGCGTGGAAAAAATCCTTAGTGTACCTTCCGGCAGGCAGTGAAAATGCCTGGACAACAGCAATTCACATTGCAGCTAGTGAAGGTGATGTAAACATGATCATTGAGCTGTTAAATCACTGCCCTGATGGTCGGGATATTCTTAACAGCAACAATCAAAATGCTCTTCATGTTGCCGTCCTGAACAATCAAGACAAGGTTAGACTCTGATAAGTGCGACAGAC is from Capsicum annuum cultivar UCD-10X-F1 chromosome 5, UCD10Xv1.1, whole genome shotgun sequence and encodes:
- the LOC107871463 gene encoding LOW QUALITY PROTEIN: protein ACCELERATED CELL DEATH 6 (The sequence of the model RefSeq protein was modified relative to this genomic sequence to represent the inferred CDS: deleted 1 base in 1 codon; substituted 1 base at 1 genomic stop codon), which produces MDLTLYNAAMRGNIGDANFLLADHLKRDEENGYQVTPKGNTVLHVSALYGRSHFVREVLKITPPMLCCQNKKNETALGVIHVLLAHIEDHNTKEKRMRMTDASGDTALHKAVRSQRLDVVKLLVKEDPEFEFPPNHAQETPLYLAAESGFHDALINILGYCKKXTYAAGPSNRTPKHAAVIQEHKDCIRSLWRWNKPLCEEPDLWGWNSLHYAVKLGLADVVSDMLAWKKSLVYLPAGSENAWTTAIHIAASEGDVNMIIELLNHCPDGRDILNSNNQNALHVAVLNNQDKVRLDKCDRLADEPDSDGNTPLHLLAASGNHVLELINHPRAKKMSFNKQNQTPLDIALSCTVSTEKEKLVEDLCSIGRFGKRDFEVKRKYEYVPNPNAETGKGVKVQLREDDQDKAKKADQTVIESIMKSAQIHVVVATLIKIVTFAVGIT